In the genome of Saccharomonospora viridis DSM 43017, one region contains:
- a CDS encoding ABC transporter ATP-binding protein, whose protein sequence is MIEVKDVTKRYGGNTVVDDVSLSIPSGGITSVIGSNGAGKSTLLSMISRLIEPDEGSISVDGLDVSTTPTEELARRLAVLRQDNHTTVRLTVRELVSFGRFPHSRGRLTTADHEIIDDAIDYFELSGFADRPLDTLSGGQRQRAHVAMVLCQSTDYVLLDEPLNNLDMRHSVQIMRRLRSMADDYGKTIVMVVHDINFAARYSDRIVAMRDGGVVAHGKVCDIMQPAVLRDVFDLDIEVHELAGRRIGDFYG, encoded by the coding sequence ATGATCGAAGTCAAAGACGTCACCAAACGGTACGGCGGCAACACCGTCGTCGACGACGTGTCGCTGTCCATCCCCTCCGGCGGGATCACCTCGGTGATCGGCTCGAACGGAGCGGGGAAATCCACCCTGCTGTCCATGATCAGTCGACTGATCGAACCGGACGAAGGATCGATCAGTGTGGACGGGCTCGACGTCTCCACCACCCCGACCGAGGAACTGGCGCGACGGCTGGCCGTGTTACGACAGGACAACCACACCACCGTTCGATTGACCGTTCGCGAGCTCGTCTCGTTCGGCCGGTTCCCCCACTCCCGCGGTCGATTGACCACGGCGGACCACGAGATCATCGACGATGCCATCGACTACTTCGAACTGTCCGGATTCGCTGACCGTCCACTTGACACACTATCGGGAGGGCAACGACAACGCGCCCATGTGGCGATGGTGCTGTGTCAAAGCACCGACTACGTACTGCTGGACGAGCCACTGAACAATTTGGACATGCGACACTCGGTCCAGATCATGCGCAGGCTGCGGAGCATGGCCGACGACTACGGCAAGACCATCGTCATGGTGGTCCACGACATCAATTTCGCGGCACGCTACTCCGACCGCATCGTCGCCATGCGCGACGGCGGCGTGGTGGCCCACGGGAAGGTCTGCGACATCATGCAGCCCGCCGTCCTTCGGGACGTCTTCGACCTCGACATCGAGGTGCACGAACTCGCCGGTCGCCGTATCGGCGACTTCTACGGCTGA
- a CDS encoding serine/threonine protein kinase, with protein sequence MADEESADLTGRRLGNYRIDGVLGRGGMSVMYRATDVRLGRKVALKVIGEHLGADAEFRERFVDEARNTSAIDHANIVPLYDFGEIDGMLYIAMRLVDGSDLASLVGNGPMEPERALGLLEQVADALDTLHERGLVHLDVKPANVLVTSRESAREHVYIADFGLTRRGTTGHRTRSGDFLGSPTYAAPEHLRGEPLDGRTDQYALACMLFACLTGEPPFKGDVQTVIKGHLSGEVPSVSRVVPSLPPAIDEVVRKGMAKSADQRYSSCVELVEAARKALESGANAAAGGSRQGPGQQGEGVPMRPLGAPQGNDPARPAGQQGPQQGLGNFGQPGPFGQPGQPGHPGQAGPPPPSGQPPMGGFPGGQPAVQPGQPGFGPGATSGPPPHAAPMAPAYGTPPHGSPLPPPGGPSGHHAPAQGHAPAQGYGPASAKRSTPWWVWALVAVLVGGGIVVVSYLTLSGDEEQDSDTDETPSTPSVTTSIPEVPIGPGGQQGTPPGGMDPNQPYEPPPTNIPIVPDN encoded by the coding sequence GTGGCAGACGAGGAGTCGGCTGACCTGACGGGTCGGAGGCTGGGCAACTACCGCATTGACGGTGTGCTCGGCCGAGGTGGCATGAGCGTGATGTACCGGGCCACCGATGTGCGTCTGGGACGCAAGGTGGCCCTCAAGGTGATCGGAGAGCATCTCGGCGCCGACGCGGAGTTCCGCGAACGGTTCGTCGACGAGGCGCGCAACACTTCGGCCATCGATCACGCGAACATCGTGCCGCTGTACGACTTCGGCGAGATCGACGGGATGCTCTACATCGCGATGCGTCTCGTCGACGGCTCCGATCTGGCGAGCCTCGTCGGGAACGGTCCGATGGAGCCCGAGCGTGCCCTCGGACTGCTCGAACAGGTCGCCGACGCCCTCGACACGCTGCACGAGCGTGGCCTCGTGCACCTCGACGTCAAGCCGGCCAACGTGCTGGTCACCAGTCGTGAGTCGGCGCGGGAACACGTCTACATCGCTGACTTCGGGCTGACACGGCGCGGTACCACGGGGCACCGGACCCGTAGTGGCGACTTCCTGGGGTCGCCGACGTACGCCGCGCCGGAGCACCTGCGGGGTGAGCCGCTCGACGGGCGTACCGACCAGTACGCGCTGGCGTGCATGCTTTTCGCCTGCCTCACCGGTGAACCGCCGTTCAAAGGTGATGTGCAGACGGTCATCAAGGGCCACCTGAGCGGCGAGGTGCCGTCCGTGTCCCGGGTGGTGCCGTCGCTGCCGCCCGCCATCGACGAGGTGGTGCGCAAGGGGATGGCCAAATCGGCCGACCAGCGCTACTCCAGCTGCGTGGAGTTGGTGGAGGCGGCGAGGAAGGCGTTGGAAAGCGGTGCGAACGCCGCCGCGGGTGGCTCCCGGCAAGGACCTGGACAGCAGGGGGAGGGTGTACCGATGCGACCCCTCGGCGCTCCGCAAGGAAACGATCCCGCGCGGCCCGCAGGTCAGCAGGGACCACAGCAGGGCCTCGGTAACTTCGGACAGCCCGGGCCTTTCGGGCAACCGGGGCAACCCGGGCATCCCGGACAGGCGGGGCCGCCGCCTCCGTCGGGACAGCCGCCCATGGGGGGTTTCCCCGGTGGGCAGCCCGCGGTGCAGCCGGGGCAGCCCGGGTTCGGGCCCGGTGCGACGTCGGGACCCCCGCCGCACGCGGCGCCGATGGCCCCTGCGTACGGCACGCCGCCGCACGGTTCGCCCTTGCCGCCGCCCGGTGGGCCGTCCGGGCACCACGCTCCCGCACAGGGGCATGCTCCCGCTCAGGGATACGGTCCCGCTTCCGCCAAGCGCTCGACGCCGTGGTGGGTGTGGGCGTTGGTGGCCGTACTCGTCGGCGGCGGGATCGTGGTCGTGTCGTACCTGACCCTCAGCGGCGATGAGGAGCAGGACAGTGACACGGACGAGACCCCCAGCACGCCGAGTGTGACCACGTCGATTCCGGAGGTCCCGATCGGTCCGGGTGGTCAGCAGGGCACCCCTCCCGGTGGAATGGACCCGAACCAGCCGTACGAGCCTCCGCCGACGAACATCCCGATCGTTCCCGACAACTGA